Below is a genomic region from Fischerella sp. PCC 9605.
TATTACTTTATATTTAGCAACTTTCGGCAGTCTTGTGCCTTTGAGTATTGCGACAGCCCAAATCACGCCAGATAACAGCCTTGGTAGCGAAAGTTCTGTTGTTAGTCCCGATGTTATTAATGGTATACCGAGCGATCGCCTAGACGGTGGTGCAATTCGTGGGTCAAATCTCTTTCACAGTTTTCAAGAATTCAACATCAGTGAAGGTAGGGGAGCCTATTTTTCTAATCCTAATAGCATTGCCAATATTCTCACTCGCGTCACAGGTGGCAATCCCTCGAATATTCTTGGCAAACTCGGAGTTTTAGGTGACGCAAATCTGTTTTTAATCAATCCCAAAGGGATTGTATTTGGATCAAATGCAAGTCTAGATTTGAAAGGTTCATTTGTTGCAACTACAGCCGATAGTCTGGTCTTTGACAACAATTTTGAATTTAGTGCCACCAATCCCCAAGCACCACCACTGTTAACCGTAAGTATCCCAGTCGGGTTGCGATTTCGGGGTAACACTGCAAGCATAACCAACAGTGCCAATCCTGTTGGTCTTGCAGTGCAGTCAGGAAAATCTTTGTCGTTGATAGGTGGTAACGTCAATGTAGATGGGGGAATTCTAACAGCGCCAGGAGGGCGAGTCTTCTTGGGAGGATTGGCAGCAGAGGGAACAGTTGAGATAAATCCTGATCGTAGTTTGAGTTTTCCTGATGATATCACTAGAGCAGATGTATTGTTAACGAATGCAGCCATAATAGATGTCGCTGATAAAGGCAGCGGTAGTGTAGCAATTACCGCCCGCAACTTAAATATAGAGAAACAAAGCCGCATTTCTGCTGGTATCAAAGAAGGACTGATAGCTGATGGTTCTGTACCAGGAGATATTAACCTGAATGCGACTGGGTTGATGGCAATCAATCAGAATAGTTTAGTAGAGAATGTAGTTACTACTGGCGCTACAGGTAATGCAGGTGACGTTAATGTTTATGCAAATAGATTTGAACTGACTGGTGGTGGGCGTCTTCGCACCCGTACCTTGGGTAAGATGAGGAGTGATGCTGGTGACATCAATATCAAGGCGGGAGATATTTATATAAGTAATCCAGCTTATGAACTACCAGGTAAAGACTCAACCAAAGAAGATCGACCTACCCTGAATGCTGGTAACTATAAATATGACGGAATTGATGGTTTTGGTGCAGGACGTAGCGGCGACGTATCACTAGAAGCTGACAGTTCTATCACTTTAATCGGTGAGGGTGTAGTAGGAGAAGTAAACTCTGAGAATAAGGTGATATCCACCTACAACGGTGCTGGAGGAACTGGTGGTGGAGATATCTCACTCAAAGCCAAAGGCTCTATCTCTTTAGATAATGCTTATCTTGTAACTAGCAGCATCAATAGAGATGGTGCTGCCGGAAACATATCATTACAAGGCGATGCCTCGGTATCCTTAACCAATAATAGTGGTCTCGCTGCCACTACTTATTTCGGTACAGGTAATCCTGGAAACATCACATTGCGATCCAATGGCCCGGTGTTAGTGCAATCTAGCTTAGTCACCAGTGACATTAACAGCCCCAGCAAAAATCCAAACCCCAATAATGGGAATATTTTTATATCTGGACAGTCAGTTTTGATCGCTGATGGTTCAGAAATAGCAGCGAAAACAGGTAATGATGGCAACTTTGGCGGCAATATTCAAGTTGATGCTGTAGACTTGGTTGAAATATCTGGCAGAAGTCCATTTCCTCTATTATCTTCTCGAAGTCGTCCAAAGTCAGAATACAGTACCTTAGTGACAACTACTCAAGCAAAAGGCCCTGCTGGTAACATTACCGTTAATACTGATACTTTGCGTGTAGCGGATGGAGCAAGTTTAAAGGCTGCAACTCAAGGAGCCTTTCCGGGAGGTAATATTACTGTAAATGCCCGTGTCGTTGAGTTGACTGGTGGCGGAAAAATACTCGCCAGTGCTTCACGCACAGGCAATGCAGGTAATATCATCCTCGATGTTTCCGATCGCATTGCTATTTCAGGTGAGAATCCCAATTTTAAGGAAGTCTTTAATCAAATATTAACAAAGCGAGATACAGCGACAGCAGAGAGTAGACTGGACCCTGTTGACACTGCTGCCAGTGGAATTTATGCCAGCACCTCCCAAAATTCCACAGCAAAGGCAGGTAACATAGTAGTTACAGCCGGATCTATCAAATTGGATAACCGAGGAGCAATCAAAGCCACAGCTAACTCAGGTGATGGTGGTAATCTCAGCCTGAACGTCAAAGATTACTTGCTCATGGAAGGCAACAGTATTATTTCAACCTCCTCTGGCAATCCTCAAACTAGCGGCAATGGTGGCAATATTTTGATCAATGACCTCCCAAATTACCAAGGTTTTGTAATTGGCACACCCTCACAAAACAGTGACATCACCGCTAATGCTTTCGCTGGTCAGGGAGGGCAAATTATTATCAACTCTTATGGCATTTTGGGTTTTGTACCACGTACCCGGACAGAACTAGAGCAGCTTTTGAACACCACAGATGCCATTCAATTAGACCCAAGAAGGCTACCAACTAATGACATCACTGCCATTTCACAACAAAATCCGTCTTTAAGCGGTACTGTGCAAATCAACACATTAGAAGTTGACCCCAGTCAGGGATTAACAGAGTTACCAGAAAATGTTATAGACCCGAGCGATCGCATTGCCGAAAATCCCTGTCAAAAAGCCTCTGACAATACATTTATTGCCACTGGACGGGGTGGTTTACCAACAAGTCCCAATGAAAGTTTTAAAAGTGACAATGTTCGCATTGGCTTGATAGAACCTGTCACTCGTACAAGCAATTCTCAAACTGCGTCAATCATTATGCCAAAAACCTCTACTGTTGCCAAAAAGATTGCCCCTGCTCAAGGATGGGTGTTGAACGACAAAGGCGAGGTAGTTCTCACAGCTTACGACCCCACTGCTAGCAATCCCCAACGCGCCTCTCAAAAAACTGCTGCTTGTCCTGCACCTTTTTGAAGAAGGGAGGAAATATGTGGTGATGGGGTATCGCTAAGCAGGTAATATAGAAATTACAATCGTCGAAGACATCCAGCTAGAAAACCGAGCATTAATTACTGTAAATACCCAAGGGGGTCAGGGCAGTATCATCCTGGACTCCCATCATTTAATTTTGCGTCGTAATCGCAATATCACTAATAACGCCACAGATACAGTGACAGGTGGTGATATTACCATCAATACTGGTAACTTAATAGCCTCAGAAAACAGTAATACCAGTGCTAATGCTCAATAAAGCTTTAGGGGAAGAGTATTAATTACTGCTCAAGGCTCTTTGGTAATGATACTAAGTTGCAGTCAAAGATAGTAATTCCCTCACCCCGCCTGTCGGCACCCCTCTCCCAATTTGGGAGAGGGGAAGGGGAGAGGGCACGAATTGCTATTGCTATGTCTGAACGCAACTTGGTATGAGTTCAGGGAGTAGCTGACACCTGAAGAGGTGACATCACAGCTACTTCTAAACTTGGTTCCGAGTTCAGTTGCACAGTGTAAATCAACATCCAAATGTAGACCTGATACTAGGTTGCAGCCAAAGATAGTACTTCCCTCACCCCCCTCCCCTCTCCCAATTTGGGAGAGGGGAGGGGGGAGAGGGCACGAATTGCTGAGTCAGGGGTTAACTAATTGTCCCTGTTCAAGGATGGGTGTTGAACAACAAAGGTGAGATTGTTCTTGTTGCTTACGACTCCAGTGCTAGCAATACCAAACGAGCTTCTAAAAAACCTGTGGCTTAGCACCTTGTCAAGATGTATAAATTGCCCGAATCATTAGAAAAATAGTGTCTTATATGCTACTAAAAAACTCAGAATATATTTGGAATTTAGATAATAATTACCTAACAAATAACAAGCGATCGCGCATATATCGCCAACAGGCTTTTGTCAAAGTATGGCGATCACTGTTTTTCATCACTTTATCCATAGCTATTTTAGGTAGTCTGACAGCGATCAAATCTGCAAGAGCTCAACTTCCCTCAATTGCTGCTGATGGAAGTTTATCTACCACTGTTAGCAGCCCTGATGGCTCAAATTTCACGATTGAGAATGGCAATAGAACTGGGGTCAACCTTTTTCACAGCTTTAGCCGATTTTCCGTCCCTAATAATGGTTCGGCAGTTTTCCAAAATCCTAGCGATGTGCAAAATGTGATTAGCCGAGTCACGGGTGGTTCTCTATCTAATATTGATGGTTTGCTTAAAACTCAAGGCAGTGCCAACCTATTTTTACTTAATCCGGCAGGAATTTTATTTGGAAAAAATGCCCGCTTAGATGTTGGTTCATTTTTTGCAACCACAGCCGACAGTTTTATATTTGACAATGGGTTTGAATTTAGTGCCAGCAACCCGCAAGCACCGCCAGCGTTAACTATAAATATTCCCATTGGTTTGCGATTTCGGGATAATCCGGTCAATATCACCAATCAATCCATAGCAAAGGATATCAACGGCAATCTTGTTGGGCTTCAGGTTCCCTCAGGGAAGAACTTGGCACTAGTAGGCGGTAACGTGCGCTTAGATGGCAGTGGAATTAAAGCACCAGGAGGAAGAGTAGAGTTAGGAGGACTGGCAGTTGCAGGAACGGTTGGGTTAAATCCGGATGGCAGCTTGAGTTTTCCTAATGGTATAAAAAGAGCAGATGTATCCCTTGCCAATGAGTCTTTCGTTGATGTAACTGCTGGTGGAGGAGGGAGTATCGCTGTTAACGCCCGAAATTTAGAACTTTTGGGAGGAAGTGCTTTGTATGCGGGCATAAGCCCAGGTTCTGGGTCAGTTGGTAGTCAGGCGGGGGATATTACCGTGAATGCTACCGGACAAACAACAGTTACAAATAATAGCTTGATTTCTAACTTTGTGGGTTCTGGGGCTGTAGGTAATTCCGGAAACATAACTATTGAAACTGGACAGTTAAACATCAGTGATGGTTCGCAAATAGTAACTTTAACAACTGGTCAAGGGAATGCAGGAAATTTGACTATTAATGCCTCTGACTCAGTAGAACTGAATGGAGAAGGACAGGACATAACTTTATTAACTTCCCAAGTCCGTCCCAGAGGCAGAGGAAATGCTGGAGACTTGACTATTAAGACTCAACGATTGAGTGTCAAAAATGGTGCACAAATTTTTACTGGTACTTTTGGCGAAGGGAATGCGGGAAATCTGACCATTCGTGCCTCTGAGTCTGTGGAAATGGGCGGACGAGGTCGGTATGTAAATGGCTTGTTTACTACAGTTGAGCCTCGGGCTAAAGGAACTGGAGGCAACTTGACTATTGAAACCGGACGCCTAAGCATCAGAGATGGTTCTTATGTGTCAACGAGTACTTTTAGTGAGGGAGATGCTGGCAATATACTCATAGATGCCAGTGAATTAGTAGAAGTTGTAGGTACGGCAAGACCTGGAGGAGCAAGTTTTTTGGTTGCTAACACTCTCGAAAGAGCCACAGGAGATGGGGGAGACTTAAACATCAAGACGAAAAAGTTGGTTGTTAGAAACGCACAAGTCTCGACTACGGCTTTTGGCAAGGGAAATGCAGGCAATCTCACAGTTCGTGCTTCCGAATCAGTAGAAGTAAGTGGAAAGGTTGTGACAAGAAGATCTGGACGGGAAATTGTCAATTCCGCTGGTTTGTTTGCTCAAGTGAACCCAACAGGTGAAGGTAACGGTGGGAACATAGTCATCGAAACACCGTACTTAAGTGTCAGTGATGGTGCTAGAGTGCAGGTAGCTACCTTCGGTCAAGGCAATGCTGGCAATTTATTGATTCGTGCCGTTGATATAGATGTATCTGAAGCTTCTACAGGTATATTTGCTGGTGTCCGAGCAGATGAAGATGAAGCTCGGGTTTTACCCAGAGGCAATGGCGGAACTGTAACTATTGAAACAAATAGATTGCGAGTCAGAGATGGAGCTAGGGTATCAACTACTACTGAAGGTGAAGGCAATGCAGGTATACTGCAAATTCGTGCCGATGAAGTAGAAGTTTATGGGACATCACAAAACGGTAAGTTCACGAGTGAAATCAGTGCTGCGGCAACGCCACAAAGCACAGGTAATGGGGGAAGCTTGAGGATTAATACTGGCAAGTTGATTGTCAGGGATAAGGGTACAGTAACCGTAAGGAGCGAAGGCTCGGGACAGGCAGGAAACCTGGAAATTACAGCTCGCTCTATCAAACTAGACAATCAAGGCAGCCTTACAGCTACAACCACATCGGGTAATGGTGGCAACATTACTCTTAACGTCCGAGACTACTTGTTAATGCGCCGTAACAGTACTATTTCTACCTCCGCTGGTACTGCTCTGACTGGTGGTAATGGAGGTAATATTTTTATTAATAACCTCCCGAATTACCGAGGTTTTGTAATTGCCACACCCTCAGAAAACAGCGATATCACCGCCAATGCTTTTAGGGGTCAGGGAGGCCAGGTGACGATCAACTCTTACGGCATTTATGGGTTTGTACCACGCAGCCGGACAGAGCTACAGCAACTTTTGAACACAACAGATCCCGCTCAATTAGATCCTAGTAAGCTACTAACAAATGACATCACTGCCATTTCACAACAAAATCCATCTTTGAGCGGTACTGTGACTCTTAATACCTTAGATGTCGATCCTAGCCAAGGATTAACCGAACTACCAGAGAATGTCGCAGATGCAAGCGACAAGATAGCCCAAAATCCCTGTCAACGAGGTGTTGGTAGTACCTTTGTCATCACCGGACGTGGCGGTTTACCCTCTAATCCCAATCAAACTCTCAACAATAACAATGCTCGTGTTGATTTGGTTGAGCCTGCTACCACTAGAAGTAATGCTCAGAGTGCAACTATCAATCAGCCAAAGATCCGTCCTACTGCCAAACAAATTGTTCCTGCTCAAGGCTGGGTGTTGAATGACAAAGGTGAGGTAGTACTTACAGCCTATGACCCCACTGCTACCAATCTGACTCAACGCAGTTTGGAAAAAACCGCTGCTTGCCCTGCCCCTTTTTAAAAGTTATAAGTTTTCCAATTTCAGTAGGTGTTTAATCAAAAACAGAGAAAAACAGGGTATTACTAATATGCGATCGCTCTTTTTTATCACCTTAACCATAACAACTTTAAGCAGTCTTGCACCTCTTTCTACTGCTACAGCACAAATCACACCAGACAACAGTCTTGGTGCCGAAAGTTCTGTTGTCACTGGCGATGTCATCAATGATATTCCCAGCGATCGCATAGAAGGTGGTGCTACTCGTGGCTCGAATTTATTCCACAGTTTCCAAGAATTCAATGTCGGTGAAGGCAGAGGAGCTTATTTTTCCAATCCGGCCGGGATTGCTAACATTCTCACTCGTGTCACAGGCGCTAATCTCTCAAACATCCTCGGTACACTCGGTGTTATAGATAGCAATGGTGTTGTAGGCAAAGCAAATCTCTTCCTAATTAATCCAAACGGGATTTTCTTTGGACAAAAAGCCCGTTTGAATTTGGGCGGTTCATTTTTGGCAACTACAGCCGACAGTCTGGTATTTGACAATAATTTTGAATTTAGCGCTACTAACCCACAAGCACCACCACAGTTAACTATAAATATTCCCATTGGCTTGCGATTTCGGGATAAGCCAGGAGCAATTAGCGTTCAAGGGCCGGGTAACAATCTCCAGTTCGATCCTGAATTTTTAGAGTTTAAAGAAGGTCCAACCCCTGAAGACCTGGCAGTGCAACCCGGTAAAACACTTGCCCTTGTGGGGGGTAACGTGACGCTGGAAGGGGGAAATCTAATTGCAGACGGTGGCAGGATTGAAGTTGGTAGTGTCGGTAGTTCCAGTTTAGTGAGTATCACTCCCGTAGCCAAAGGCTGGCAGTTGGGATACGCAGGTGTTCCTTCCTTCCAAGATATCTCCCTATCCAAAAAGGCATCAATAGATACCAGTAGCGACGCTGCTGCTGGAGAGATCCAAGTACGGGGCAGAAATATTAAAGTTACAGATGGTTCTGCTATTTTTGCTTTTACAGGTTCGCAACCAGGAGGAACCCTCAGTATCAATGCTTCTGATACGTTGGAAGTAACAGGAATCTCAACCAATAATTCAGTTCCCAGTACTATATATAGTGCCGTCTACCCAAATGGCACGGGTAGTGGTAGTGATTTAATTATCCAAACTGGGCGGTTAATCGCTCAGGGTGGATCGCAGACAGGTGCTGATACGTTTGGTGTAGGTAGTGCAGGTAACGTAATAATTAATGCGTCTGAATCTGTAGAAATCAAAGGCGATGTAGTAATAACAGGCATATCCTCAGAAGGTGAGGTTAAAGATTTTACTGTTCCCACCGCTATAGGTACTATTTTGCAGGCAGACAGCACGGGTTCAGGTGCCCAATTAACTCTAGAAACACAACAATTGAAGATTGAAGATGGGGGAGCGTTAATCACTGGCACATTAGGCGAGGGAGAAGCAGCCACTTTAAAAGTGAAAGCTTCCGAGTCAACGGAACTGATTGGAGAAGGCAGTGCCATATCTAGTTTAACTGATATCTCTTCAGGTGATGGCGGCACTATCATTCTAGAAACTCCACGATTATTAATTCGTGATGGGGCTGAAATAACTGTGAGCGGTAAAGGTGATGGAGATGCTGGCGAACTCCGAGTTACATCTCGCTCTATCCGCTTGGAAAATGGTTTGGTGCTGGAGAATGGCTTGAAGAAGAGAAAAGGCATCGCAGCCACAGCCAACTCAGGAAATGGCGGTGATATCTACTTGGATGTGCAAGATTACTTGCTCATGGGTGGAGAAAGCATTATCTCTGCCTCCGCAGTAGATGGTAATGGTGGCAATATTTTTATCAACAATCTCACGAATTACCGAGGTTTTATAATTGCCAGACCCT
It encodes:
- a CDS encoding two-partner secretion domain-containing protein produces the protein MRSLFFITLTITTLSSLAPLSTATAQITPDNSLGAESSVVTGDVINDIPSDRIEGGATRGSNLFHSFQEFNVGEGRGAYFSNPAGIANILTRVTGANLSNILGTLGVIDSNGVVGKANLFLINPNGIFFGQKARLNLGGSFLATTADSLVFDNNFEFSATNPQAPPQLTINIPIGLRFRDKPGAISVQGPGNNLQFDPEFLEFKEGPTPEDLAVQPGKTLALVGGNVTLEGGNLIADGGRIEVGSVGSSSLVSITPVAKGWQLGYAGVPSFQDISLSKKASIDTSSDAAAGEIQVRGRNIKVTDGSAIFAFTGSQPGGTLSINASDTLEVTGISTNNSVPSTIYSAVYPNGTGSGSDLIIQTGRLIAQGGSQTGADTFGVGSAGNVIINASESVEIKGDVVITGISSEGEVKDFTVPTAIGTILQADSTGSGAQLTLETQQLKIEDGGALITGTLGEGEAATLKVKASESTELIGEGSAISSLTDISSGDGGTIILETPRLLIRDGAEITVSGKGDGDAGELRVTSRSIRLENGLVLENGLKKRKGIAATANSGNGGDIYLDVQDYLLMGGESIISASAVDGNGGNIFINNLTNYRGFIIARPSQNSDITANAGTGQGGRVDIKSNGIFGLVPRSRQDLERLLNTTNPDELDPINLLTNDITAISQQNPSLSGTVTINTPDVDPSQGLTELPENVADPTEQIAQNPCQIGVGSEFTITGRGGLPANPNQNLSHNNARVDLVEPATSTSSSQSATINQPIASTTAKRIVPAQGWVLNNKGEVVLVAYDPTATNLTQRSLGKIAACPAPF
- a CDS encoding two-partner secretion domain-containing protein, which translates into the protein MFNILLKQENKFSNYAMIAEEYMRRSPLGCQEVCVSCYWQTRRILRSLIITLYLATFGSLVPLSIATAQITPDNSLGSESSVVSPDVINGIPSDRLDGGAIRGSNLFHSFQEFNISEGRGAYFSNPNSIANILTRVTGGNPSNILGKLGVLGDANLFLINPKGIVFGSNASLDLKGSFVATTADSLVFDNNFEFSATNPQAPPLLTVSIPVGLRFRGNTASITNSANPVGLAVQSGKSLSLIGGNVNVDGGILTAPGGRVFLGGLAAEGTVEINPDRSLSFPDDITRADVLLTNAAIIDVADKGSGSVAITARNLNIEKQSRISAGIKEGLIADGSVPGDINLNATGLMAINQNSLVENVVTTGATGNAGDVNVYANRFELTGGGRLRTRTLGKMRSDAGDINIKAGDIYISNPAYELPGKDSTKEDRPTLNAGNYKYDGIDGFGAGRSGDVSLEADSSITLIGEGVVGEVNSENKVISTYNGAGGTGGGDISLKAKGSISLDNAYLVTSSINRDGAAGNISLQGDASVSLTNNSGLAATTYFGTGNPGNITLRSNGPVLVQSSLVTSDINSPSKNPNPNNGNIFISGQSVLIADGSEIAAKTGNDGNFGGNIQVDAVDLVEISGRSPFPLLSSRSRPKSEYSTLVTTTQAKGPAGNITVNTDTLRVADGASLKAATQGAFPGGNITVNARVVELTGGGKILASASRTGNAGNIILDVSDRIAISGENPNFKEVFNQILTKRDTATAESRLDPVDTAASGIYASTSQNSTAKAGNIVVTAGSIKLDNRGAIKATANSGDGGNLSLNVKDYLLMEGNSIISTSSGNPQTSGNGGNILINDLPNYQGFVIGTPSQNSDITANAFAGQGGQIIINSYGILGFVPRTRTELEQLLNTTDAIQLDPRRLPTNDITAISQQNPSLSGTVQINTLEVDPSQGLTELPENVIDPSDRIAENPCQKASDNTFIATGRGGLPTSPNESFKSDNVRIGLIEPVTRTSNSQTASIIMPKTSTVAKKIAPAQGWVLNDKGEVVLTAYDPTASNPQRASQKTAACPAPF
- a CDS encoding two-partner secretion domain-containing protein; amino-acid sequence: MLLKNSEYIWNLDNNYLTNNKRSRIYRQQAFVKVWRSLFFITLSIAILGSLTAIKSARAQLPSIAADGSLSTTVSSPDGSNFTIENGNRTGVNLFHSFSRFSVPNNGSAVFQNPSDVQNVISRVTGGSLSNIDGLLKTQGSANLFLLNPAGILFGKNARLDVGSFFATTADSFIFDNGFEFSASNPQAPPALTINIPIGLRFRDNPVNITNQSIAKDINGNLVGLQVPSGKNLALVGGNVRLDGSGIKAPGGRVELGGLAVAGTVGLNPDGSLSFPNGIKRADVSLANESFVDVTAGGGGSIAVNARNLELLGGSALYAGISPGSGSVGSQAGDITVNATGQTTVTNNSLISNFVGSGAVGNSGNITIETGQLNISDGSQIVTLTTGQGNAGNLTINASDSVELNGEGQDITLLTSQVRPRGRGNAGDLTIKTQRLSVKNGAQIFTGTFGEGNAGNLTIRASESVEMGGRGRYVNGLFTTVEPRAKGTGGNLTIETGRLSIRDGSYVSTSTFSEGDAGNILIDASELVEVVGTARPGGASFLVANTLERATGDGGDLNIKTKKLVVRNAQVSTTAFGKGNAGNLTVRASESVEVSGKVVTRRSGREIVNSAGLFAQVNPTGEGNGGNIVIETPYLSVSDGARVQVATFGQGNAGNLLIRAVDIDVSEASTGIFAGVRADEDEARVLPRGNGGTVTIETNRLRVRDGARVSTTTEGEGNAGILQIRADEVEVYGTSQNGKFTSEISAAATPQSTGNGGSLRINTGKLIVRDKGTVTVRSEGSGQAGNLEITARSIKLDNQGSLTATTTSGNGGNITLNVRDYLLMRRNSTISTSAGTALTGGNGGNIFINNLPNYRGFVIATPSENSDITANAFRGQGGQVTINSYGIYGFVPRSRTELQQLLNTTDPAQLDPSKLLTNDITAISQQNPSLSGTVTLNTLDVDPSQGLTELPENVADASDKIAQNPCQRGVGSTFVITGRGGLPSNPNQTLNNNNARVDLVEPATTRSNAQSATINQPKIRPTAKQIVPAQGWVLNDKGEVVLTAYDPTATNLTQRSLEKTAACPAPF